A window of the Parambassis ranga chromosome 17, fParRan2.1, whole genome shotgun sequence genome harbors these coding sequences:
- the LOC114449735 gene encoding coiled-coil domain-containing protein 39-like — protein sequence MEIMSGVLDPVLAEVGWDSRYAVPELNAENKALLEEICRKERERTQLEDKLEKNKEQKKNMANYLKNIKEELENTEALCEAKEREIELEKHLTALAERETSRLTQDTAKMENELSSLGERKNTLENNIFKAKQKLEEFRQQMNWDQQTMDCILEESAGKYEDTMAINKYTQQDEQRIKSLILVIEKKSVEANEKLKALDKEKTETKLAQLALDKVTENLQQAHLETQQLTHLWENTIKYMKQQDAEMQQCALQLAQANQKLREKKAAIAEKKHLMEIQRNNRKEAERKSAVANKQAVKLRQELKGQESDFGRLQDELKGCKGNLERTTSDVKMLTSHISMMKKDIQDYNDKLKEAKIHNAALEEKLKVVTQTALSEEERAAQMEQFLRDEEQASKELDIQLRDYNSELSHHREHLQAVRMKKEASAAQVSRSKSTIVRLHNQLKKQEEEVTRQQTILRKVDSRNNALNKKLERLRGDDIPSDEKQMLDVKIAELTKHLEEKKTTAKMLTDMLKESETHIRCQKKEMEKSAAQKKDLIDKVEELNLFCSTSEKDLKKVRQRKQ from the exons ATGGAAATTATGTCTGGAGTTCTCGACCCAGTTTTGGCTGAAGTGGGGTGGGATAGCCGTTATGCTGTCCCCGAGCTcaacgctgaaaacaaagccttactggaggag atttgtagaaaagagagagagcggacacaactggaagacaaactggagaaaaacaaggaacaaaagaagaacatggccaattacctaaagaatattaaagaagagctggaaaacactgag GCTTTGTGtgaggcaaaggagagagagatagagttagagaaacacctgacagccCTCGCGGAGAGAGAAACCAGCCGCCTGACTCAGGACACAGCTAAGATGGAGAATGAGCTCAGCTCcttaggagagaggaaaaacacgctggag aacaacattttcaaggccaaacagaagctggaggagttcaggcagcagatgaactgggaccagcagacaatggattgcattttggaggagtcagcaggcaaatatgaggacacgatggccatcaacaaatacactcagcaagatgagcagaggatcaag tcgctcattctggtgatagagaagaagtctgtggaggccaatgaaaagctcaaagcactcgataaagagaagactgagacaaaattagcccag cttgcattggataaggtgacagagaatctgcagcaggctcacctggagacacagcagcttacccacctgtgggaaaacactatcaagtacatgaagcaacaggatgctgagatgcagcagtgtgcactg caaCTTGCCCAAGCCAACCAGAAGCTGAGGGAAAAGAAGGCCGCcattgcagagaagaagcacctgatggagatccagaggaacaacaggaaagaagccgagaggaagtcagcggtggccaacaaacaggcagtaaaaCTGCGGCAGGAGCTGAAGGGGCAGGAGAGTGACTTtggcaggctgcaggatgag CTAAAAGGCTGCAAAGGTAACCTAGAGAGAACAACCTctgatgtgaagatgctgacgtcccacatatccatgatgaagaaggacatccaggactacaacgacaa actgaaggaagccaagatccacaatgctgcgctggaggagaaactgaaggttGTGACTCAGACTGCcctcagtgaggaggagagagcagcacagatggagcAGTTCCTCAGAGATGAGGAGCAGGCCAGTAAG GAGTTGGACATCCAGCTGCGTGACTACAACTCAGAGCTGTCTCACCATAGAGAGCACCTGCAGGCTGTCAGGATGAAAAAGGAGGCTTCTGCTGCGCAAGTTTCAAGGAGTAAATCCACCATTGTGCGCCTGCATAACCAGctcaaaaaacaggaggaggaagttaCAAGGCAGCAGACCATCTTGAGAAAAGTG GACAGTCGGAACAATGCACTGAATAAAAAACTGGAACGCCTGCGAGGAGATGACATTCcatcagatgaaaaacaaatgctggATGTGAAGATTGCTGAGCTGACCAAACacctagaggagaaaaaaaccacAGCTAAGATGCTCACTGACATGCTCAAAGagtctgag ACTCATATTCGCTGccagaagaaggagatggagaagTCTGCAGCTCAGAAGAAAGATTTGATCGACAAAGTGGAGGAGCTCAACTTGTTCTGTAGTACCAGTGAGAAGGACCTGAAGAAAgtccgacagaggaaacag